In Halalkalicoccus sp. CG83, a single genomic region encodes these proteins:
- a CDS encoding BKACE family enzyme — protein MRRLNEIVVSCAITGAIHTPSMSDYLPVTPEELISEGVAAAGAGASIIHIHVRDPETGKPTSDLDLFRKVAAGIKAETDAIVQPTTGGGMTMSIEERMAVVPELEPEMASCNMGSMNFGLYPMSEEIEEFKYEWEEPYLNETWDHIFTNTFKSLRTAFSMFDEHDTVPELECYDISHLYNAKHFVETGRLNTPIHLQFVLGIHGGIAADQYHLQHMVDTAERLFGEDASWSVVGAGRMQFPFGTQAAAMGGNARVGLEDNLYLERGVLAESNAEQVERITRLAWEIAGREPASPEQVREFLGLKGQKAVDF, from the coding sequence ATGCGTCGATTAAACGAGATAGTGGTCAGTTGCGCGATTACAGGAGCAATCCACACCCCCTCGATGTCGGATTATTTGCCTGTTACTCCAGAGGAATTGATTTCGGAGGGTGTCGCGGCAGCCGGGGCGGGTGCCAGTATTATCCATATCCATGTCCGGGATCCGGAGACAGGTAAGCCGACCAGCGACCTTGACCTATTTCGGAAAGTCGCAGCCGGCATCAAGGCGGAGACAGACGCGATCGTCCAACCAACGACCGGCGGCGGCATGACTATGTCTATTGAGGAACGGATGGCTGTTGTACCAGAATTGGAACCCGAGATGGCTTCCTGCAATATGGGGAGCATGAATTTTGGACTATATCCTATGAGTGAGGAAATTGAGGAGTTCAAATATGAGTGGGAGGAACCGTATCTCAACGAAACATGGGATCATATCTTCACTAATACCTTCAAATCGCTCCGGACCGCTTTCTCGATGTTCGATGAACACGATACAGTTCCAGAGCTAGAATGTTATGATATCAGCCATCTCTACAATGCAAAACATTTTGTTGAGACTGGTCGGCTTAATACTCCAATTCACCTCCAATTCGTACTGGGAATCCACGGTGGGATTGCCGCCGACCAGTACCATCTCCAACACATGGTTGACACAGCCGAGCGCCTGTTTGGTGAGGACGCCTCTTGGAGCGTGGTTGGCGCCGGTCGAATGCAGTTCCCGTTCGGCACACAGGCTGCTGCAATGGGTGGGAATGCCCGTGTTGGACTGGAAGATAACCTCTATTTAGAGCGTGGAGTCCTTGCGGAGAGCAATGCTGAGCAGGTCGAAAGGATCACCCGCCTCGCCTGGGAGATTGCCGGTCGCGAACCGGCTTCCCCCGAGCAAGTACGGGAATTCCTCGGATTGAAAGGTCAGAAAGCCGTCGACTTCTAA
- a CDS encoding aldehyde ferredoxin oxidoreductase family protein, with amino-acid sequence MLDDLPPVYGGEVLHVHLDDESVDCEPVDLEDAKRFLGGNGFAAKHVHEHVPADAKAFDPENVVVFSVGPMTATPFQSTSRGVVSFISPLTGGFFDSTFGGTFPQAQKTTGFDDIVLHGTADEPVYVRIDQDGASLEPAEDLLGLDAYETCEAVREREGVGYDTHVIAAGPAGENRVRFACLLHDSRIREGVAGRGGSGAVLGSKNVKAVAIRGGNFQPEPVEKGALQQLVTGQMGDLMDETQMLQEYGTSGLVNPVNEMGKLGRRNAQREQSNSADAEAISGERLKAEHITEDTTCAGCPVACGKHVEAPDEGIEEAKIPEFETIYAVAPMQEVYDVKETIKTNNVCDEMGLDTISFGVTLAFARECYDRDLLPEEMLPDDPSLLEFGNDAGVAELARRTGLREGFGDALAEGSFRLADETIDPEEAEKYLYGHNGVEFAAHSARGLKGMSIGYATSTRGGSHHDTRPTLQYTGEHDETTEGTPEFAARSQHYTALGDSLTQCRFVSEGGWGKRINDRYRDAINLTTGWELTTEEVEEIGERIYNLERIINVERGVASRETDTLPHRVLHEPIPDGPAEGMYCPPEELRAMLDEYYTFRGWDQEDGTPTTETIERLDLADVV; translated from the coding sequence ATGTTAGACGACCTTCCACCGGTGTACGGCGGTGAGGTTCTGCACGTCCACTTAGACGACGAGTCCGTCGACTGCGAACCCGTGGACCTTGAGGATGCAAAGCGGTTTCTCGGAGGTAACGGATTCGCCGCCAAACACGTTCACGAACACGTGCCGGCTGATGCGAAGGCATTCGACCCGGAGAACGTAGTTGTCTTCTCGGTCGGGCCGATGACCGCCACCCCGTTTCAGAGCACGAGCCGCGGTGTCGTCAGCTTTATCAGTCCGCTGACCGGCGGGTTCTTCGACTCGACGTTCGGTGGGACCTTCCCGCAGGCCCAGAAGACGACCGGCTTCGACGATATCGTACTCCACGGGACCGCGGACGAGCCGGTGTACGTTCGCATAGACCAGGACGGGGCGAGTCTTGAGCCCGCCGAGGACCTCCTCGGACTCGACGCGTACGAGACGTGCGAGGCGGTCCGCGAACGGGAAGGTGTCGGCTACGACACGCACGTCATCGCCGCCGGTCCTGCGGGCGAGAATCGTGTCCGGTTCGCGTGTCTATTGCACGACTCGCGAATACGCGAAGGCGTCGCCGGCCGCGGCGGCAGCGGAGCCGTCTTGGGCTCGAAGAACGTCAAGGCGGTCGCGATCCGCGGGGGGAACTTCCAGCCCGAGCCCGTCGAGAAGGGTGCCCTCCAGCAGCTCGTCACCGGACAGATGGGGGATCTGATGGACGAGACGCAGATGCTTCAGGAGTACGGTACCAGCGGACTCGTCAATCCGGTCAACGAAATGGGGAAGCTGGGCCGCCGGAACGCACAGCGAGAGCAATCGAATTCGGCGGACGCGGAAGCGATCAGCGGTGAGAGGCTGAAGGCTGAGCATATTACCGAGGACACAACCTGTGCGGGCTGTCCAGTCGCCTGTGGAAAGCACGTCGAGGCGCCCGATGAGGGAATCGAGGAGGCGAAGATTCCCGAGTTCGAGACCATCTACGCCGTCGCACCGATGCAGGAGGTCTACGACGTCAAGGAGACCATCAAGACGAACAACGTCTGCGACGAGATGGGACTCGACACGATCAGCTTTGGAGTAACGCTCGCTTTCGCTCGTGAGTGTTACGACCGTGATCTCCTCCCCGAGGAGATGCTTCCTGACGATCCCTCCCTGTTGGAGTTCGGAAACGATGCGGGCGTCGCCGAACTCGCCCGACGTACGGGCTTACGCGAGGGCTTCGGCGACGCGCTCGCAGAGGGATCGTTTCGGCTAGCCGACGAAACTATTGATCCCGAGGAGGCAGAGAAGTACCTCTACGGACACAACGGCGTGGAGTTTGCCGCCCACTCCGCCCGCGGACTCAAAGGAATGAGCATCGGATACGCCACCTCAACCCGCGGCGGCTCTCATCACGATACCCGTCCTACCCTCCAGTATACAGGCGAACACGACGAGACGACCGAGGGAACGCCCGAGTTCGCCGCCCGATCACAACACTACACCGCGCTGGGCGATTCGCTTACACAGTGTCGGTTCGTCAGCGAAGGGGGCTGGGGCAAGCGGATCAACGACCGGTACCGGGACGCGATTAACCTCACGACCGGATGGGAGCTCACTACAGAGGAGGTCGAGGAAATCGGCGAGCGGATCTACAACCTGGAACGGATCATCAACGTCGAACGCGGAGTCGCGAGCCGGGAGACAGACACTCTTCCACACCGTGTCCTCCACGAACCCATTCCCGATGGGCCCGCCGAGGGGATGTACTGTCCTCCCGAGGAGCTTCGAGCGATGCTCGACGAGTACTACACGTTTCGAGGCTGGGACCAAGAGGACGGCACGCCGACCACCGAGACTATCGAACGCCTCGATCTGGCGGACGTCGTCTGA
- a CDS encoding zinc-binding dehydrogenase: protein MGFEPVEKRREIAKNLGFEHVYDPREVDPVDAIYEATDGRGADVHLETAGAVQETYPIIEKALAEEANVVHISNTGSKPEIDTRKYQGSAAQLYGSEGHTMNEVYPRVIRLMSAGRLDNLPIVTSTYPLSQADEALERAVERVDGKVMIDV from the coding sequence ATCGGATTCGAGCCGGTTGAGAAACGCCGCGAAATCGCGAAGAACCTCGGGTTCGAGCACGTCTACGACCCTCGAGAGGTTGACCCCGTCGACGCCATCTACGAGGCCACTGACGGCCGTGGGGCGGACGTCCACCTCGAGACCGCGGGCGCCGTTCAGGAGACCTACCCTATCATCGAGAAGGCTCTCGCCGAGGAAGCAAACGTCGTCCATATCAGCAATACCGGGAGCAAGCCGGAGATAGACACCCGGAAGTACCAGGGGTCGGCTGCCCAGCTGTACGGCTCCGAGGGACACACCATGAATGAGGTCTACCCTCGCGTCATCCGGCTGATGAGTGCCGGCCGGCTAGACAACCTACCAATCGTCACCTCAACTTATCCGCTTTCGCAGGCCGACGAGGCCCTTGAACGGGCGGTCGAGCGTGTCGACGGCAAGGTCATGATCGACGTCTGA
- a CDS encoding thiamine pyrophosphate-binding protein has product MPRLTGGEIIANYLEKEGVEYLVGIPGHGSTNLLDAFNDSSVEVIQPRHEQGAAHLADGYARASGEPLAVFTSIGPGATNTVTGVATAYVDSIPMVVFTGAPQTHEYGEGILQEIDRQKPGDFPSVMEPITKQSFVVDDVEHLPRVLRRAFQLALTGRPGPVHVDVPMDVQGSAADVELPDPAHSRAHSRTGGDPDSVSEAADLLADAERPVLVPGGGTMLAEAWDEVQALAEHLKAPVIPTFQAKGIIPEDHELFVGYAGWIGSTAGNELASNADVVLAVGCRFSDLHTSSFEPGVSFEIPPSKLIHVDIDTREIGKNYPVEVGIQGDAKVVTQQLYEGVSDRIDEVSTENNEYYDEIQELWEEWEQLIEERRTDDVPMSISRVLGGLREVLPREGIVVSSAGQPQETTNPQFPVYGPRTNISCGGFSTMGFGVSAAIGAKLARPDRPVVDIEGDGSFLMSNQEVACAVEHDIDVTWLILNNHGWKSIRNLQVDKYGWDRVLNTPFNEETDVDYMKMAEAFNVGYTERVVKPENLGDALGGAIEHDGPAIVEAFVEPDNPDSGAIVTGEWDLADLEKEVE; this is encoded by the coding sequence ATGCCGAGACTCACAGGCGGCGAGATCATCGCCAACTATCTCGAGAAGGAGGGCGTGGAGTACCTGGTCGGAATTCCGGGACACGGGAGTACGAACCTACTGGACGCCTTCAACGACTCGTCAGTCGAAGTGATCCAGCCCCGCCACGAGCAGGGCGCGGCCCACCTCGCGGACGGGTACGCCCGCGCTTCGGGGGAGCCGTTAGCGGTGTTCACCTCGATCGGTCCGGGCGCGACCAACACGGTCACGGGCGTCGCGACAGCCTACGTCGACTCGATCCCGATGGTAGTGTTCACCGGCGCGCCCCAGACCCACGAGTACGGCGAGGGGATCCTCCAGGAGATCGATCGCCAGAAACCCGGCGACTTCCCCAGCGTCATGGAACCAATCACCAAGCAGAGCTTCGTCGTCGACGACGTCGAACACCTCCCCCGCGTGCTCCGGCGCGCGTTCCAGCTCGCGTTGACAGGCCGTCCCGGCCCGGTGCACGTCGACGTCCCCATGGACGTTCAGGGTTCGGCCGCGGACGTCGAACTTCCCGATCCGGCGCATTCACGCGCTCACAGTCGCACGGGCGGCGATCCCGACTCGGTGAGCGAGGCGGCCGACCTGCTGGCCGACGCCGAACGGCCCGTACTCGTCCCCGGCGGCGGGACGATGCTCGCGGAGGCCTGGGACGAAGTCCAGGCGCTGGCCGAGCACCTGAAGGCGCCAGTCATCCCCACGTTCCAGGCGAAGGGCATTATCCCCGAGGATCACGAGCTGTTCGTCGGCTATGCGGGGTGGATCGGCTCGACGGCGGGCAACGAGCTCGCGAGCAACGCTGACGTCGTCCTCGCGGTCGGCTGTCGGTTCTCGGATCTCCACACCTCCTCGTTCGAGCCGGGCGTCAGCTTCGAGATCCCACCGAGTAAGCTGATCCACGTCGACATCGATACGCGCGAGATCGGCAAGAACTATCCCGTCGAGGTAGGCATTCAGGGCGACGCGAAGGTCGTCACCCAACAGCTCTACGAGGGGGTCTCCGATCGCATCGACGAGGTGTCGACCGAGAACAACGAGTACTACGACGAGATCCAGGAGCTCTGGGAGGAGTGGGAACAGCTCATCGAGGAGCGACGGACCGACGACGTACCGATGTCCATCTCGCGCGTCTTGGGGGGGCTCCGTGAGGTGCTTCCCCGCGAAGGGATCGTCGTTTCCTCGGCGGGCCAGCCCCAGGAAACGACGAATCCGCAGTTTCCGGTCTACGGCCCCCGGACGAACATCTCGTGTGGAGGTTTCTCGACGATGGGGTTCGGGGTTTCGGCCGCCATCGGCGCGAAACTCGCCCGACCGGACCGGCCGGTGGTCGATATCGAGGGCGACGGTTCGTTCCTCATGAGCAACCAGGAGGTCGCCTGCGCCGTCGAACACGACATCGACGTGACGTGGCTCATCCTCAACAACCACGGGTGGAAGTCGATTCGTAACCTGCAGGTCGATAAGTACGGCTGGGATCGGGTGCTCAACACGCCGTTCAACGAGGAGACCGACGTCGATTACATGAAGATGGCTGAGGCGTTCAACGTCGGTTACACTGAGCGAGTAGTCAAACCCGAGAACCTCGGGGATGCGCTCGGTGGCGCCATCGAGCACGACGGGCCGGCGATCGTCGAGGCGTTCGTCGAACCCGACAACCCCGACTCCGGCGCGATCGTCACCGGCGAGTGGGACCTCGCCGACCTCGAGAAGGAGGTGGAGTGA
- a CDS encoding tyrosine-type recombinase/integrase, with the protein MPDPQPQGPATSSSPPSLQEGLTQFLTAKSKGDESGNYRRNAKRVITRWIDWLEQRDIDRFEQLDETVLAHYAEYLRRRVAANEAETTDGGIARSTAWTYYNTISAFLGWASKWGYIQENYARAGLAQESMPERSASQQTEQQFWTPDQRDQILRYVNERAHDAIEEKGLDAEIEARDRALVAVLAFTGVRGSEIFRSEHDNRTGRQGLQWRDVDLEEQTISVLGKNQQRQSAWLLEQAIPALERYRTISDPPSDEWPVFPTKHAPSLYQCARTYLREVEDEDEETIEEILDEHSIGEVLRDYQITPPAITTTGARSVMKRLCEAADIDVLTPPEGPGYLQLHGARRGIGDTFYRMDRGTAQDLLRHQSLETTKDHYSHIDATEGAKRASEMLDRSNDS; encoded by the coding sequence ATGCCAGATCCCCAGCCCCAGGGTCCAGCCACCTCATCTAGCCCTCCTTCGCTCCAAGAGGGACTCACGCAGTTTCTCACGGCAAAATCGAAAGGCGATGAGTCAGGCAACTACCGACGCAATGCAAAGCGCGTCATCACCCGCTGGATCGACTGGCTCGAGCAACGAGACATCGACCGGTTCGAACAGCTCGACGAAACCGTCCTTGCCCATTATGCCGAGTATCTCCGCCGGCGCGTCGCTGCAAACGAAGCAGAGACCACCGATGGCGGTATCGCTCGTTCAACTGCTTGGACGTACTACAATACGATCTCCGCATTTCTCGGCTGGGCGTCCAAATGGGGCTATATTCAGGAAAACTACGCCCGAGCGGGCCTCGCTCAGGAATCGATGCCTGAACGGTCTGCATCACAGCAAACCGAACAGCAGTTCTGGACACCGGATCAGCGAGATCAGATCCTCAGATACGTCAACGAGCGCGCTCACGACGCCATCGAAGAGAAGGGACTCGACGCAGAGATAGAAGCGCGAGACCGAGCACTCGTTGCTGTGCTGGCGTTTACCGGTGTTCGTGGCTCGGAGATCTTCCGCTCCGAACACGACAATCGAACCGGCCGTCAAGGCCTCCAATGGCGCGACGTTGATCTTGAAGAGCAGACGATCTCCGTGCTCGGGAAGAATCAGCAACGCCAATCGGCCTGGTTACTTGAGCAAGCGATTCCCGCCCTCGAACGCTATCGGACGATCAGCGATCCACCATCCGACGAGTGGCCAGTCTTCCCTACCAAACACGCACCGTCGCTGTATCAGTGTGCACGAACGTATCTCCGCGAAGTAGAAGACGAAGACGAGGAGACGATCGAAGAGATTCTTGATGAGCACTCAATAGGAGAGGTGCTGCGGGACTACCAGATCACTCCGCCAGCGATCACGACAACGGGTGCTCGAAGTGTGATGAAACGACTTTGTGAGGCCGCAGACATCGACGTTCTCACGCCGCCAGAGGGTCCGGGCTACCTACAGCTTCACGGCGCTCGTCGGGGGATTGGTGATACGTTCTACCGAATGGATCGGGGAACGGCTCAGGACTTGCTCCGGCACCAGAGTCTCGAAACTACCAAAGACCATTATTCACATATCGATGCGACAGAGGGAGCTAAACGCGCGAGTGAGATGCTTGACCGATCGAACGACAGCTAA
- the iolM gene encoding scyllo-inosose 3-dehydrogenase → MRSLVVDANWEPSADYEVSEIEAESRKAMNASEVWRDPELRVTDNDRPSPEDDEVLVRVRYAGICGSDVSMIETDEDGYVHYSAYLRLPNITGHEFSGEVVETGEDARLFETGDLVTAEVTDYCGRCNMCRQGFQGHCENFEQVGFTTSGAFAKYVTVSEKLLWNVSSLRNAYGDDDEVLRAAATIEPTTISYYGLFKRAEGVVPGDYHVYHGAGPIGLTGMNVSRASGAGKVIAFEPSEERRAVARELGFEHVYDPISRDPVETIDAVTNGEGADVHVETAGAVAQTYPVIEETLAEGANVVHISNAKTTPEITLRKYQGNSAQLYGSEGHTGNQVYPRVIRLMASGRLDNLPIVTSTFDISNADEALHRAAERVDGKVLIEI, encoded by the coding sequence ATGCGTTCCTTAGTGGTGGATGCGAACTGGGAGCCCAGTGCGGACTACGAGGTCTCGGAGATCGAGGCCGAATCGAGGAAGGCAATGAACGCCTCCGAGGTTTGGCGGGATCCGGAACTACGAGTCACGGACAATGACCGTCCCTCGCCGGAGGACGACGAAGTTCTCGTCCGAGTCCGATACGCCGGGATCTGTGGGAGCGACGTCTCCATGATCGAAACCGACGAGGACGGATACGTCCACTACTCGGCGTATCTCCGCCTGCCCAACATTACTGGTCACGAGTTCTCCGGTGAAGTCGTCGAGACGGGCGAGGACGCGCGGCTGTTCGAGACAGGCGACCTCGTCACCGCGGAGGTCACGGACTACTGTGGCCGTTGTAACATGTGCAGACAGGGGTTCCAGGGCCACTGTGAGAACTTCGAGCAGGTTGGGTTCACCACGTCAGGCGCATTCGCGAAGTACGTCACCGTCTCCGAGAAGCTGCTCTGGAACGTCTCGTCCCTGCGCAATGCGTACGGCGACGACGACGAGGTGCTCCGCGCCGCGGCGACCATCGAGCCAACGACGATCAGCTACTACGGGCTGTTCAAGCGAGCGGAAGGCGTCGTCCCGGGGGATTATCACGTCTACCACGGCGCCGGGCCAATCGGTCTGACAGGGATGAACGTCTCACGCGCATCTGGCGCTGGAAAAGTGATCGCGTTCGAGCCCTCGGAGGAACGGCGCGCGGTCGCCCGTGAACTCGGCTTCGAGCACGTCTACGATCCGATATCCCGCGATCCGGTCGAGACCATCGACGCGGTCACCAACGGCGAAGGAGCGGACGTTCACGTCGAGACGGCGGGTGCGGTGGCCCAGACGTACCCCGTTATCGAGGAGACCCTGGCCGAGGGTGCCAACGTCGTGCACATCAGTAACGCGAAGACTACACCTGAGATCACTCTCCGAAAGTACCAGGGCAATAGCGCACAGCTCTACGGTTCGGAGGGCCACACGGGCAATCAAGTGTATCCACGCGTGATCAGACTAATGGCGTCCGGACGGCTTGACAACCTTCCGATCGTCACATCGACGTTCGACATCTCGAACGCCGACGAAGCCCTTCACCGAGCGGCCGAGCGGGTCGACGGGAAGGTCCTCATCGAGATCTAA
- the npdG gene encoding NADPH-dependent F420 reductase: MDIALLGGTGDIGKGLALRWAHDTDHTITVGSRHIEKAETKVEEYQRELRERGVDPDIRACENETAARDARIVVVSIPPEYATSTVESIAPSLSDDQILVSPAVKMERDAAGFHYVAPNGNSIAEEIATVTPDEIPVVGAFQNLAAGALSNLDNDLKADVVLTGDDSEAKCEVESVAEEIDGLRALDGGSLANSALVESITPLLINLAMNNDGLHDLGIRFQ; the protein is encoded by the coding sequence ATGGATATCGCCCTCTTAGGTGGCACTGGTGACATTGGTAAAGGACTCGCGCTACGATGGGCACACGACACTGACCACACGATCACCGTCGGATCACGACATATCGAGAAGGCGGAGACGAAAGTGGAGGAATACCAGCGTGAACTCCGAGAGCGTGGCGTCGATCCGGACATCCGTGCATGTGAGAACGAGACCGCCGCCAGAGACGCACGGATCGTTGTCGTGAGTATTCCTCCTGAGTACGCGACCTCCACCGTCGAATCGATTGCTCCCTCGCTTTCTGACGATCAAATCCTCGTGAGTCCGGCAGTGAAGATGGAACGGGACGCAGCCGGCTTCCATTACGTCGCCCCGAACGGGAACTCCATCGCGGAGGAAATCGCGACGGTCACTCCCGACGAAATCCCCGTTGTGGGCGCGTTCCAAAACCTCGCCGCGGGCGCACTCAGTAATCTCGACAACGATCTCAAGGCGGACGTCGTTCTGACCGGGGACGATTCGGAAGCGAAGTGCGAGGTCGAATCAGTAGCTGAGGAGATCGACGGACTCCGGGCACTCGACGGCGGTTCGCTGGCGAACTCCGCTCTCGTCGAGAGTATCACGCCATTGTTGATCAATCTCGCAATGAACAACGACGGACTGCACGACCTCGGGATACGATTTCAGTGA
- a CDS encoding aldo/keto reductase — translation MAITELDEHLFEAEQFSPGLGTYTLTDDEGTAIIRDALEAGYCHVDTARLYGNEAEVGDALEAAAVDRENVLVATKVAHFEEPEKTPEYVRTAVEESHERLGTETLDLLYHHWPRDGSDVETVLPVLEELVEEGSVANVAVSNYPIRYLERIDDLIGLSVIANQVEMHPLLQQEELHEYVREHGMYLVAYSPIAQGEVFDVPELVEIAEKHDTTPAAVSIAWLLGKEGVVPIPRSSSREHIEANLAARDVELDTEDVKRIESIDREKRLEDPDWMQW, via the coding sequence ATGGCGATCACGGAGCTCGATGAGCATCTGTTCGAGGCCGAGCAGTTCAGTCCGGGACTGGGGACGTACACCCTCACCGACGACGAGGGCACGGCGATCATTCGGGACGCGTTAGAGGCAGGCTACTGCCACGTCGACACCGCTCGCCTCTACGGCAACGAGGCGGAGGTCGGCGACGCACTCGAGGCCGCCGCCGTCGACCGCGAGAATGTGCTCGTGGCAACGAAGGTAGCCCACTTCGAGGAACCCGAGAAGACGCCCGAGTACGTCCGTACTGCGGTCGAGGAGAGCCATGAACGTTTGGGAACCGAGACGCTCGACCTGCTCTACCACCACTGGCCCCGCGATGGGTCCGACGTCGAGACGGTGCTGCCGGTCCTCGAGGAGCTGGTCGAGGAGGGCAGTGTCGCAAACGTGGCCGTGAGCAACTACCCGATCCGCTATCTCGAGCGGATCGACGACCTGATCGGCCTCTCCGTCATCGCAAACCAGGTGGAGATGCATCCACTGCTCCAGCAAGAGGAACTCCATGAGTACGTCCGCGAGCACGGAATGTACCTCGTCGCATACTCGCCGATCGCACAGGGCGAGGTGTTCGACGTACCGGAACTGGTCGAGATAGCCGAGAAACATGACACTACGCCGGCGGCGGTCAGCATCGCTTGGCTGCTCGGAAAGGAGGGGGTCGTCCCCATCCCTCGTTCGAGCAGTCGCGAACACATCGAGGCGAACCTCGCCGCCCGCGATGTAGAGCTCGATACCGAGGACGTCAAGCGAATTGAGTCGATCGATCGCGAGAAGCGTCTCGAGGACCCGGACTGGATGCAGTGGTAG
- a CDS encoding 3-hydroxyacyl-CoA dehydrogenase family protein — MNKKAITPDKTAVVGAGTMGHGIAATFAMKGYRVSLYDIDESQLQEADQQMTAIADRFYAEGRLDQEAYQTFNDRISYHNDLAAATKSVDLVIEAVSEDMDLKKEIFSELDQLTDDAILASNTSGFSITEIASVVQNPSRVIGTHWFNPPHIVPLVEVVKGTATDDRLASELGDFLDSLGKTAVVIEKDIPGYIGNRIQMAMTYEAFSLLAEGVASAEDIDKVVKAGFGFRLPVLGIFEKADQSGIDVHHAVESYLMKELDRGTDPDPAASQLVEMGHYGVKTGRGVYDWTNIDPDALKAQRDENLLRLLDVYEEDLDQTAPEEWYTTNIR, encoded by the coding sequence ATGAATAAGAAAGCGATCACCCCAGACAAGACTGCCGTTGTCGGTGCTGGAACCATGGGTCATGGAATCGCTGCTACGTTCGCAATGAAGGGATACCGTGTCTCATTATATGATATCGATGAGTCACAATTACAAGAAGCAGACCAGCAGATGACGGCAATTGCAGACCGGTTTTACGCCGAGGGACGACTGGACCAAGAGGCTTATCAAACGTTCAATGACCGGATATCGTATCACAATGATCTCGCAGCAGCTACCAAATCAGTCGACCTCGTCATTGAGGCTGTGAGTGAAGATATGGACCTCAAAAAAGAGATCTTCTCCGAGTTAGACCAACTCACAGATGACGCTATTCTTGCATCAAATACGTCTGGGTTCTCGATTACAGAAATCGCTTCGGTCGTCCAAAACCCGAGTAGGGTCATAGGAACTCACTGGTTCAATCCACCGCATATCGTACCACTTGTTGAAGTCGTGAAAGGCACCGCAACCGACGACCGCTTAGCATCAGAGCTAGGGGACTTTTTAGATAGCCTTGGAAAAACAGCCGTGGTCATCGAAAAAGATATTCCTGGTTACATTGGCAACCGAATCCAGATGGCAATGACTTACGAGGCGTTCTCTCTATTGGCTGAAGGCGTTGCTAGCGCAGAGGATATCGATAAGGTAGTCAAAGCAGGCTTTGGCTTTCGACTACCTGTATTAGGAATTTTCGAGAAGGCTGATCAATCAGGTATTGATGTTCATCATGCAGTCGAATCGTACCTCATGAAGGAGCTTGATCGTGGAACAGACCCAGACCCGGCAGCTTCCCAACTGGTTGAGATGGGGCATTATGGGGTGAAAACAGGACGCGGAGTGTATGATTGGACCAATATCGACCCCGACGCCCTCAAAGCACAGCGTGATGAAAACCTACTGCGACTGTTGGATGTCTATGAGGAGGATCTGGACCAAACGGCGCCAGAGGAATGGTATACGACGAACATCAGATAG
- a CDS encoding universal stress protein — protein sequence MDEDEAEVRSQERAIANLPKAKGNVHALLMHVFERNPEGTTVHRVAGVRAASKHLEEADIEYTQIGESGDPARSILEEANKRGVDLVCVAGRRRSPASKALFGSVAQEVILNAEQPVLTTGMAATSSE from the coding sequence ATCGATGAGGACGAGGCCGAAGTGCGCTCGCAGGAACGGGCCATTGCGAACCTCCCAAAGGCGAAGGGCAACGTCCACGCGCTGTTGATGCACGTCTTCGAGCGGAATCCGGAAGGGACAACGGTCCATCGGGTCGCTGGCGTTCGAGCGGCATCGAAGCATCTCGAAGAGGCCGACATCGAGTATACGCAGATCGGTGAAAGCGGTGATCCAGCCCGATCGATTCTCGAAGAAGCCAACAAACGTGGCGTGGATCTCGTCTGTGTTGCCGGCCGTCGTCGATCGCCGGCGAGTAAGGCGCTGTTCGGCAGTGTCGCTCAAGAAGTAATCCTCAACGCGGAGCAGCCGGTGCTGACGACCGGTATGGCCGCCACTTCCTCCGAGTAG
- a CDS encoding DUF7344 domain-containing protein produces the protein MELLANQRRRFTLYSLLDSDNDLIELETLIEDVATLEAAVADHVLTRERYRDVAADLYQWHLPVLADVGVIDYDSRHDLIRYFGHSLLHKRATCLREDELPEYGTTSSPL, from the coding sequence TTGGAACTGCTAGCCAACCAACGTAGGCGATTCACCCTGTACTCACTCCTCGATTCGGACAATGATCTTATCGAGCTTGAGACACTGATTGAGGATGTCGCGACGCTTGAAGCAGCAGTAGCTGACCACGTGCTTACTCGCGAGCGATACCGGGACGTTGCGGCGGATCTCTACCAGTGGCATCTCCCGGTACTCGCCGATGTTGGCGTCATCGACTATGATTCTCGGCATGATCTCATACGCTATTTTGGGCATTCTCTCCTTCACAAACGGGCCACCTGCCTACGAGAGGACGAACTCCCGGAGTATGGGACTACATCGTCACCATTGTAG